Proteins co-encoded in one Amblyraja radiata isolate CabotCenter1 chromosome 24, sAmbRad1.1.pri, whole genome shotgun sequence genomic window:
- the inava gene encoding innate immunity activator protein isoform X3: protein MESKDAVSDSDSGVILQSGSDSPQSMMKDRYCSFILRKQMLEETLEACLTELKKLCLRESELTGYLPKEYPLAEDEEPPSVRRRVGTTFQLDELAITPTGEDTEMDRLERDFTLQLQFVEAAKRLSQEGNLSRPIRNQRKREYKKEQKKLKVIKKAINELNVISDERREQTSNVTEGPGASDDSSLEDDTKQRHSQCSSTEFLAATHPLQRSNSPLLLLQPHRRTPPQTLEGLVLGRYQCNDYDKSPIMDTAWMESNLDKPYERVKRRCSLNSKSSSPAVTPVESVLNDFSPFQHFEMRSSHCQNQNSPSAPSTPEMRGRVQHQTGRYLDVSPFAATDQRSRTLNPQRRTTNDTVIVSNNRGNKANENLHMRPYYVSGYAGSEFSSSGASTLPYIQSPLTYRAAEPRHWQMCNLPANMDASVLPGNGFYQCNPSQPFPRYRTIEHREGNATGHMWESDPNRQYNAVHYFNPPLYRDCHYSDEKNSLPLQRITTSLCRIVRTPSLKEYPNRTLHRDVVSDELQSWHERARQRNGHPHSLDRQGAFRGPRSHSRSREQYMRWPALPLQRHMPHWGRDCAQNQWYMTEESEMASQF, encoded by the exons GGTCAGATAGTCCTCAATCTATGATGAAAGATCGTTATTGTTCATTCATTTTACGtaaacaaatgctggaggaaacccTTGAGGCTTGTTTGACTGAACTGAAAAAACTGTGTTTACGCGAATCA GAGTTGACCGGATATTTGCCGAAGGAGTATCCGTTAGCTGAAGACGAGGAGCCGCCCAGTGTCCGCCGCCGTGTGGGGACAACCTTCCAGTTGGATGAACTGGCAATCACTCCCACAGGAGag GACACTGAAATGGACCGTCTGGAGCGAGACTTTACTTTACAGCTACAGTTTGTGGAGGCAGCCAAACGCCTTTCTCAGGAAGGAAATCTGAGCAGGCCCATCAGAAATCAAAGAAAACGCGAGTataaaaaagaacaaaagaaacTAAAAGTGATCAAAAAAGCCATAAATGAACTTAATGTTATATCTGATGAGAGAAGAGAACAGACAAGTAATGTGACTGAAG GACCGGGTGCCTCTGATGACAGTTCTCTGGAAGATG ACACAAAACAGCGTCACAGTCAATGCTCGTCCACAGAATTCTTGGCAGCGACCCATCCGTTACAGAGAAGTAACTCACCGCTGCTTCTTCTGCAGCCCCATAGACGCACCCCACCCCAAACTCTGGAAGGACTTGTCCTGGGCCGTTATCAGTGCAATGACTATGACAAATCACCCATCATGGACACTGCATGGATGGAATCTAATCTGGACAAACCCTACGAGAGAGTGAAAAGGCGTTGCTCTTTAAATAGCAAGTCAAG TAGCCCAGCAGTGACCCCAGTGGAGTCTGTACTGAATGATTTTTCACCCTTTCAGCACTTTGAAATGAGGAGCAGTCACTGCCAGAATCAAAACTCACCAAGTGCGCCCTCAACACCAGAAATGAGGGGGCGTGTTCAACATCAAACAGGCAG ATATTTGGATGTGAGCCCTTTTGCAGCAACCGATCAAAGAAGTCGCACCTTGAATCCTCAGAGAAGAACGACAAATGATACTGTTATTGTGTCAAATAATCGTGGAAATAAGGCCAATGAGAATTTACACATGAGGCCATATTATGTGAGTGGATATGCCGGCTCTGAGTTTAGTAGCTCTGGTGCCTCAACTTTACCATATATTCAGTCACCTCTTACATATAGAGCTGCAGAACCCAGACACTGGCAAATGTGCAACTTGCCTGCAAACATGGATGCATCTGTCCTACCAGGTAATGGATTTTACCAGTGTAATCCAAGCCAGCCTTTCCCACGTTATAGAACCATTGAGCACAGAGAGGGGAATGCAACAGGTCATATGTGGGAGAGTGACCCAAATCGCCAATATAATGCAGTACATTACTTCAACCCTCCACTCTACCGAGACTGCCATTACAGCGATGAGAAAAACTCACTGCCATTGCAGCGAATTACTACGTCTCTCTGCAGGATCGTGCGGACTCCGTCACTAAAAGAGTACCCCAACAGAACCTTGCACAGGGATGTTGTGTCGGATGAGCTTCAGTCATGGCATGAGAGGGCCAGACAGAGAAATGGCCATCCCCACTCGCTGGACAGACAGGGGGCTTTCCGGGGTCCGAGATCTCACAGCCGAAGCAGAGAGCAGTACATGCGTTGGCCAGCTCTACCCTTGCAG AGACACATGCCGCATTGGGGCAGAGATTGTGCACAAAATCAGTGGTACATGACAGAGGAGTCAGAGATGGCAAGCCAATTCTAA
- the inava gene encoding innate immunity activator protein isoform X1, whose protein sequence is MSRLSDVKASSPLNKTSMTTFNEYRKCVRTEGRPGNNPLEMESKDAVSDSDSGVILQSGSDSPQSMMKDRYCSFILRKQMLEETLEACLTELKKLCLRESELTGYLPKEYPLAEDEEPPSVRRRVGTTFQLDELAITPTGEDTEMDRLERDFTLQLQFVEAAKRLSQEGNLSRPIRNQRKREYKKEQKKLKVIKKAINELNVISDERREQTSNVTEGPGASDDSSLEDDTKQRHSQCSSTEFLAATHPLQRSNSPLLLLQPHRRTPPQTLEGLVLGRYQCNDYDKSPIMDTAWMESNLDKPYERVKRRCSLNSKSSSPAVTPVESVLNDFSPFQHFEMRSSHCQNQNSPSAPSTPEMRGRVQHQTGRYLDVSPFAATDQRSRTLNPQRRTTNDTVIVSNNRGNKANENLHMRPYYVSGYAGSEFSSSGASTLPYIQSPLTYRAAEPRHWQMCNLPANMDASVLPGNGFYQCNPSQPFPRYRTIEHREGNATGHMWESDPNRQYNAVHYFNPPLYRDCHYSDEKNSLPLQRITTSLCRIVRTPSLKEYPNRTLHRDVVSDELQSWHERARQRNGHPHSLDRQGAFRGPRSHSRSREQYMRWPALPLQRHMPHWGRDCAQNQWYMTEESEMASQF, encoded by the exons GGTCAGATAGTCCTCAATCTATGATGAAAGATCGTTATTGTTCATTCATTTTACGtaaacaaatgctggaggaaacccTTGAGGCTTGTTTGACTGAACTGAAAAAACTGTGTTTACGCGAATCA GAGTTGACCGGATATTTGCCGAAGGAGTATCCGTTAGCTGAAGACGAGGAGCCGCCCAGTGTCCGCCGCCGTGTGGGGACAACCTTCCAGTTGGATGAACTGGCAATCACTCCCACAGGAGag GACACTGAAATGGACCGTCTGGAGCGAGACTTTACTTTACAGCTACAGTTTGTGGAGGCAGCCAAACGCCTTTCTCAGGAAGGAAATCTGAGCAGGCCCATCAGAAATCAAAGAAAACGCGAGTataaaaaagaacaaaagaaacTAAAAGTGATCAAAAAAGCCATAAATGAACTTAATGTTATATCTGATGAGAGAAGAGAACAGACAAGTAATGTGACTGAAG GACCGGGTGCCTCTGATGACAGTTCTCTGGAAGATG ACACAAAACAGCGTCACAGTCAATGCTCGTCCACAGAATTCTTGGCAGCGACCCATCCGTTACAGAGAAGTAACTCACCGCTGCTTCTTCTGCAGCCCCATAGACGCACCCCACCCCAAACTCTGGAAGGACTTGTCCTGGGCCGTTATCAGTGCAATGACTATGACAAATCACCCATCATGGACACTGCATGGATGGAATCTAATCTGGACAAACCCTACGAGAGAGTGAAAAGGCGTTGCTCTTTAAATAGCAAGTCAAG TAGCCCAGCAGTGACCCCAGTGGAGTCTGTACTGAATGATTTTTCACCCTTTCAGCACTTTGAAATGAGGAGCAGTCACTGCCAGAATCAAAACTCACCAAGTGCGCCCTCAACACCAGAAATGAGGGGGCGTGTTCAACATCAAACAGGCAG ATATTTGGATGTGAGCCCTTTTGCAGCAACCGATCAAAGAAGTCGCACCTTGAATCCTCAGAGAAGAACGACAAATGATACTGTTATTGTGTCAAATAATCGTGGAAATAAGGCCAATGAGAATTTACACATGAGGCCATATTATGTGAGTGGATATGCCGGCTCTGAGTTTAGTAGCTCTGGTGCCTCAACTTTACCATATATTCAGTCACCTCTTACATATAGAGCTGCAGAACCCAGACACTGGCAAATGTGCAACTTGCCTGCAAACATGGATGCATCTGTCCTACCAGGTAATGGATTTTACCAGTGTAATCCAAGCCAGCCTTTCCCACGTTATAGAACCATTGAGCACAGAGAGGGGAATGCAACAGGTCATATGTGGGAGAGTGACCCAAATCGCCAATATAATGCAGTACATTACTTCAACCCTCCACTCTACCGAGACTGCCATTACAGCGATGAGAAAAACTCACTGCCATTGCAGCGAATTACTACGTCTCTCTGCAGGATCGTGCGGACTCCGTCACTAAAAGAGTACCCCAACAGAACCTTGCACAGGGATGTTGTGTCGGATGAGCTTCAGTCATGGCATGAGAGGGCCAGACAGAGAAATGGCCATCCCCACTCGCTGGACAGACAGGGGGCTTTCCGGGGTCCGAGATCTCACAGCCGAAGCAGAGAGCAGTACATGCGTTGGCCAGCTCTACCCTTGCAG AGACACATGCCGCATTGGGGCAGAGATTGTGCACAAAATCAGTGGTACATGACAGAGGAGTCAGAGATGGCAAGCCAATTCTAA
- the inava gene encoding innate immunity activator protein isoform X2, which yields MMKDLEFKAISGAPRDVASRNVLKLQSARSDSPQSMMKDRYCSFILRKQMLEETLEACLTELKKLCLRESELTGYLPKEYPLAEDEEPPSVRRRVGTTFQLDELAITPTGEDTEMDRLERDFTLQLQFVEAAKRLSQEGNLSRPIRNQRKREYKKEQKKLKVIKKAINELNVISDERREQTSNVTEGPGASDDSSLEDDTKQRHSQCSSTEFLAATHPLQRSNSPLLLLQPHRRTPPQTLEGLVLGRYQCNDYDKSPIMDTAWMESNLDKPYERVKRRCSLNSKSSSPAVTPVESVLNDFSPFQHFEMRSSHCQNQNSPSAPSTPEMRGRVQHQTGRYLDVSPFAATDQRSRTLNPQRRTTNDTVIVSNNRGNKANENLHMRPYYVSGYAGSEFSSSGASTLPYIQSPLTYRAAEPRHWQMCNLPANMDASVLPGNGFYQCNPSQPFPRYRTIEHREGNATGHMWESDPNRQYNAVHYFNPPLYRDCHYSDEKNSLPLQRITTSLCRIVRTPSLKEYPNRTLHRDVVSDELQSWHERARQRNGHPHSLDRQGAFRGPRSHSRSREQYMRWPALPLQRHMPHWGRDCAQNQWYMTEESEMASQF from the exons ATGATGAAGGATTTAGAGTTCAAAGCCATTTCTGGAGCTCCGAGAGATGTAGCTAGTCGGAATGTGTTAAAGTTACAAAGTGCAC GGTCAGATAGTCCTCAATCTATGATGAAAGATCGTTATTGTTCATTCATTTTACGtaaacaaatgctggaggaaacccTTGAGGCTTGTTTGACTGAACTGAAAAAACTGTGTTTACGCGAATCA GAGTTGACCGGATATTTGCCGAAGGAGTATCCGTTAGCTGAAGACGAGGAGCCGCCCAGTGTCCGCCGCCGTGTGGGGACAACCTTCCAGTTGGATGAACTGGCAATCACTCCCACAGGAGag GACACTGAAATGGACCGTCTGGAGCGAGACTTTACTTTACAGCTACAGTTTGTGGAGGCAGCCAAACGCCTTTCTCAGGAAGGAAATCTGAGCAGGCCCATCAGAAATCAAAGAAAACGCGAGTataaaaaagaacaaaagaaacTAAAAGTGATCAAAAAAGCCATAAATGAACTTAATGTTATATCTGATGAGAGAAGAGAACAGACAAGTAATGTGACTGAAG GACCGGGTGCCTCTGATGACAGTTCTCTGGAAGATG ACACAAAACAGCGTCACAGTCAATGCTCGTCCACAGAATTCTTGGCAGCGACCCATCCGTTACAGAGAAGTAACTCACCGCTGCTTCTTCTGCAGCCCCATAGACGCACCCCACCCCAAACTCTGGAAGGACTTGTCCTGGGCCGTTATCAGTGCAATGACTATGACAAATCACCCATCATGGACACTGCATGGATGGAATCTAATCTGGACAAACCCTACGAGAGAGTGAAAAGGCGTTGCTCTTTAAATAGCAAGTCAAG TAGCCCAGCAGTGACCCCAGTGGAGTCTGTACTGAATGATTTTTCACCCTTTCAGCACTTTGAAATGAGGAGCAGTCACTGCCAGAATCAAAACTCACCAAGTGCGCCCTCAACACCAGAAATGAGGGGGCGTGTTCAACATCAAACAGGCAG ATATTTGGATGTGAGCCCTTTTGCAGCAACCGATCAAAGAAGTCGCACCTTGAATCCTCAGAGAAGAACGACAAATGATACTGTTATTGTGTCAAATAATCGTGGAAATAAGGCCAATGAGAATTTACACATGAGGCCATATTATGTGAGTGGATATGCCGGCTCTGAGTTTAGTAGCTCTGGTGCCTCAACTTTACCATATATTCAGTCACCTCTTACATATAGAGCTGCAGAACCCAGACACTGGCAAATGTGCAACTTGCCTGCAAACATGGATGCATCTGTCCTACCAGGTAATGGATTTTACCAGTGTAATCCAAGCCAGCCTTTCCCACGTTATAGAACCATTGAGCACAGAGAGGGGAATGCAACAGGTCATATGTGGGAGAGTGACCCAAATCGCCAATATAATGCAGTACATTACTTCAACCCTCCACTCTACCGAGACTGCCATTACAGCGATGAGAAAAACTCACTGCCATTGCAGCGAATTACTACGTCTCTCTGCAGGATCGTGCGGACTCCGTCACTAAAAGAGTACCCCAACAGAACCTTGCACAGGGATGTTGTGTCGGATGAGCTTCAGTCATGGCATGAGAGGGCCAGACAGAGAAATGGCCATCCCCACTCGCTGGACAGACAGGGGGCTTTCCGGGGTCCGAGATCTCACAGCCGAAGCAGAGAGCAGTACATGCGTTGGCCAGCTCTACCCTTGCAG AGACACATGCCGCATTGGGGCAGAGATTGTGCACAAAATCAGTGGTACATGACAGAGGAGTCAGAGATGGCAAGCCAATTCTAA